A genomic window from Polaribacter gangjinensis includes:
- a CDS encoding ATP-binding protein, giving the protein MERELLEGQVLLEILLNQRINNDSEKNLPKILNTYLRKLSCFAIAIYDQNKWTYLLPKAIRFSKEWNDIVIQFPQKIKEKHNEAFYEVNDDKCIYSFPLYGCGSLILVRKNRFTDTMFFELKKVVNQLGRELCQEREQQKFTILSELFNKHSDAVQISDESGRLYHVNEQASLRLGIPQNEVNNYFVSDFEKNFMENPASWKQHVEDLKKNGPIVMEGGHVNQITGKKIPVEVTVTMTSYNDKNFIIAITKDISERKKQELKLESTTQKLESIFNEMTDVVYSIKLPEKEILFVTPSLKTIYEIEASEDLDHIGLWNLVVEQDEKQILYKIKENLANDGHFNIKYSIKTRSGKIKWIRNKGKYIYDENHNPIRLDGVITDRTEEYLAKKFLDNEIKLQDALIDIATTYINLEPKELESIINSSLEKMGRFVKADRAYIFDYDFNVNTTSNTYEWCREGIAPEIDNLQQVPIEYIPQWIEKHQKGEPFYIPDVSALNIEDPGENALKEILDPQGIKSLLTIPILNNEDLIGFVGFDSVKKHHHYSEKEMKLLSLFGMMLINIRNRQKLNNQLFVQVEKFQNIIANMNLGLLEVDLNDEIIFANQSFCDMSGFELEQLKGEKAAELFLHQTEATYLSFRDNHSISDSYEISIKDRQGNKKWWFVSSAPNYNDKGKLIGRISIHLDITKQKQLEKQLAKAITTAESASKAKELFLANMSHEIRTPLNVIIGMIRQLNKENLNVNQQFYVAQSESSAKHLLTILNNILDIAKIESGEMELEYKPFSLSALAYNVHSILYSQAKEKNIEFKVDVSAKIAPVLIGDETRLKQVLFNLLGNSIKFTDEGSIQLNISLIQDAEESQTLLFEVSDTGIGMSEEFISKIFDKFSQEQNTSNRNYEGSGLGMAISNDLVKLMGGKMSVKSIKNKGTSFLFVIDFQKGDLNSLQSHSKEIEKGAFTGKKVLLVEDNEMNRFIASQSLQYLGFDIVEAENGLIATKQIQKQHFDLVLMDIQMPVMDGVEATLFIRKNLQNQTPIIALTANAFKHDIELYLKNGMNDFVTKPFNEEDFFRKIETVLNEFENKSKITKSTLYDLSEFEKLGRSNIDFVKKMITLFIDLVESNVTLLEEALQDNNVVAVKKIIHKIKPNITQMGINSLEKSVHEIIAFDLESAITPQFRSNTLKIIEILIEVSASLKEHHLKS; this is encoded by the coding sequence ATGGAAAGAGAACTGTTAGAAGGGCAAGTATTGCTTGAAATTTTGCTGAATCAACGAATTAATAACGATTCTGAAAAAAATCTCCCTAAGATACTAAATACTTATTTGCGGAAACTGAGTTGTTTTGCTATTGCTATTTATGACCAAAATAAATGGACTTATTTACTTCCAAAAGCAATCCGTTTTTCTAAAGAATGGAATGACATTGTCATTCAATTTCCACAAAAAATAAAAGAGAAACACAATGAGGCTTTTTATGAGGTGAATGATGATAAATGTATTTATTCTTTTCCTTTATATGGTTGTGGCTCGCTCATTTTGGTTAGAAAAAATAGGTTTACTGATACCATGTTTTTTGAGCTTAAAAAAGTAGTAAATCAGTTGGGAAGAGAATTATGCCAAGAGCGAGAACAACAAAAATTTACTATTTTAAGTGAGCTTTTTAATAAGCATTCAGATGCTGTTCAAATATCCGATGAATCAGGAAGATTGTATCATGTTAATGAGCAAGCTTCATTGCGATTGGGAATCCCTCAAAATGAGGTAAATAATTATTTTGTTTCAGATTTTGAGAAAAACTTTATGGAAAATCCCGCTTCTTGGAAACAACATGTTGAAGACCTTAAAAAGAATGGTCCAATTGTAATGGAGGGGGGGCATGTAAATCAAATCACAGGTAAAAAAATACCTGTTGAGGTTACTGTGACAATGACCTCATATAATGATAAAAATTTTATCATTGCTATCACTAAAGATATTAGTGAGCGAAAAAAACAAGAACTAAAATTAGAGAGTACAACACAAAAATTAGAGAGTATTTTTAATGAAATGACTGATGTTGTTTACTCTATAAAATTACCAGAAAAAGAAATTTTATTTGTAACGCCTAGTTTGAAGACTATCTATGAAATAGAAGCATCTGAAGATTTGGATCATATTGGTTTATGGAATTTAGTTGTGGAGCAAGATGAAAAACAAATACTATATAAAATCAAAGAGAACTTAGCAAATGATGGGCATTTTAATATTAAATATAGTATAAAAACTCGTTCAGGAAAAATTAAATGGATACGTAATAAAGGAAAATATATTTATGATGAAAACCATAATCCCATAAGACTGGATGGGGTAATTACCGATAGGACGGAAGAATATTTGGCTAAAAAATTCTTAGATAATGAAATAAAATTGCAAGATGCATTGATTGATATTGCCACTACTTATATCAATCTAGAGCCCAAAGAATTAGAAAGCATCATTAATAGTTCTTTAGAGAAAATGGGGCGTTTTGTAAAAGCTGATAGGGCTTATATTTTTGATTATGATTTTAATGTAAATACGACTTCTAATACGTATGAATGGTGTAGAGAGGGTATAGCCCCTGAAATAGATAATCTACAGCAGGTGCCCATAGAATACATACCTCAATGGATAGAAAAACATCAAAAAGGAGAGCCCTTTTACATACCCGATGTTTCTGCTTTAAATATTGAAGATCCTGGCGAAAATGCCTTGAAAGAAATTTTAGACCCTCAGGGAATTAAAAGTTTATTGACGATTCCCATATTGAATAACGAAGATCTCATCGGTTTTGTGGGTTTTGACTCCGTTAAAAAACATCATCATTACAGTGAAAAAGAAATGAAACTATTGTCTCTTTTTGGAATGATGCTTATCAACATTCGAAATAGGCAAAAATTAAATAACCAACTTTTTGTTCAGGTAGAAAAGTTTCAGAATATCATTGCAAATATGAATCTAGGATTGTTGGAGGTAGATTTGAACGATGAAATTATTTTTGCAAATCAGAGTTTTTGTGACATGTCAGGCTTTGAGCTTGAGCAATTAAAGGGTGAGAAAGCAGCTGAACTATTTTTACATCAAACTGAAGCAACTTATCTCTCATTTAGAGATAATCATAGTATATCCGATAGTTATGAAATTAGTATCAAAGATCGTCAAGGAAATAAAAAATGGTGGTTTGTAAGCAGTGCTCCTAATTATAATGATAAAGGAAAATTGATTGGACGCATTAGTATTCATTTGGATATTACGAAGCAAAAACAACTAGAAAAACAATTGGCAAAAGCCATTACCACTGCAGAATCTGCCTCGAAAGCCAAAGAACTTTTTTTAGCGAATATGAGTCATGAAATAAGGACCCCTTTGAATGTAATTATTGGAATGATTCGACAATTGAATAAAGAAAATTTGAATGTTAATCAACAATTTTATGTAGCTCAGTCTGAGAGTTCTGCCAAACATTTGTTAACTATTTTAAATAATATTCTTGATATTGCTAAAATAGAATCGGGTGAAATGGAGCTTGAATACAAACCATTTAGTTTGAGTGCTTTGGCATACAATGTGCATTCCATTTTATATTCGCAAGCAAAAGAAAAAAACATTGAATTTAAAGTAGATGTCTCCGCGAAGATAGCACCCGTTTTGATTGGTGATGAAACAAGACTAAAACAAGTTTTATTTAATCTTTTAGGAAATTCTATAAAGTTTACAGACGAAGGAAGTATTCAACTAAACATTAGCCTGATTCAAGATGCCGAAGAAAGTCAAACTTTACTATTTGAAGTTTCTGATACAGGAATTGGAATGTCAGAAGAATTTATCTCTAAAATTTTTGATAAATTTTCTCAAGAACAAAATACATCCAACAGGAATTATGAGGGGAGTGGATTGGGCATGGCCATTTCAAATGATTTGGTAAAACTTATGGGTGGTAAAATGTCTGTAAAAAGTATTAAAAATAAAGGGACTAGTTTCCTTTTTGTCATTGATTTTCAAAAAGGGGATCTCAATAGTTTGCAGTCGCATTCTAAAGAAATTGAAAAAGGGGCCTTTACAGGTAAAAAAGTGTTGTTGGTTGAAGATAATGAAATGAATAGATTTATTGCAAGTCAGAGTTTACAGTATCTCGGTTTTGATATTGTAGAAGCTGAAAACGGATTGATTGCTACTAAACAAATTCAAAAACAACACTTTGATCTTGTTCTTATGGATATTCAAATGCCGGTAATGGATGGCGTAGAAGCTACCCTATTTATAAGAAAGAACTTACAAAATCAAACACCTATCATTGCATTGACAGCCAATGCGTTTAAGCATGATATTGAATTGTATTTGAAAAATGGCATGAATGATTTTGTTACGAAACCATTTAATGAAGAAGATTTTTTTAGAAAAATAGAAACTGTTTTAAATGAATTTGAAAATAAAAGTAAAATCACAAAGAGCACTTTGTACGATTTGAGTGAATTTGAGAAGTTAGGAAGGTCAAATATTGATTTTGTAAAAAAAATGATTACTTTATTTATTGATCTAGTAGAAAGCAATGTCACTTTGCTCGAAGAAGCACTTCAAGATAACAATGTGGTTGCAGTTAAAAAAATCATACACAAAATTAAGCCGAATATCACTCAAATGGGTATAAATTCTCTAGAAAAAAGTGTTCATGAAATTATTGCCTTTGATTTAGAGTCTGCTATTACGCCGCAGTTTAGATCTAATACTCTAAAAATTATTGAAATTTTAATTGAGGTAAGTGCCTCTTTGAAAGAACATCATTTAAAATCATAA
- a CDS encoding LytR/AlgR family response regulator transcription factor translates to MTQKLKAYIVEDNTMNIEILKELLAKHFPNISIIGEATNTEQFIELLLENMADIIFLDIELEEEKTSLDILKEFENIQAEVVITSSSKEYALKALNEHTITSYLLKPLDILSLHKTILKLLKKLELKTETKLIETQENMSGEVIAIPGLTTIEIVKLTDILFLEADGKYTKFHLEDGTSKVVSKNIGSYELLLPKNIFFRIHHKYILNISKTDSIYRTDGHYCVLKNGKNLPIAKRRIEELRKFLYLK, encoded by the coding sequence ATGACACAAAAATTAAAAGCTTATATTGTAGAAGACAATACGATGAATATTGAAATATTAAAGGAACTTTTGGCAAAGCACTTCCCAAATATTTCAATTATTGGAGAGGCTACGAATACTGAACAATTCATTGAACTACTTCTCGAAAATATGGCTGATATTATTTTTCTTGATATTGAGCTTGAAGAAGAAAAAACATCTTTAGATATTTTAAAAGAGTTTGAAAATATACAAGCTGAGGTTGTCATAACAAGTTCTAGCAAAGAATATGCTTTAAAAGCGTTAAACGAACATACAATTACTTCTTATTTATTAAAACCTCTAGATATATTAAGTCTTCACAAAACCATTTTAAAATTGCTGAAAAAGCTTGAGCTTAAGACAGAAACTAAATTAATTGAAACTCAAGAAAATATGAGTGGAGAAGTTATAGCTATTCCTGGTTTGACAACTATTGAAATTGTGAAACTTACCGATATATTGTTTTTAGAGGCAGACGGAAAATATACTAAATTTCACTTAGAAGACGGCACTTCAAAAGTTGTATCAAAAAACATTGGTAGCTATGAATTGCTATTACCCAAAAATATTTTTTTTAGAATTCACCATAAATACATTTTAAATATCAGTAAGACAGATAGTATATACAGAACAGATGGGCATTATTGTGTTCTTAAAAATGGCAAAAATTTACCAATTGCTAAAAGACGTATTGAAGAATTGCGTAAGTTTTTATACTTAAAATAA
- a CDS encoding FIST signal transduction protein, whose product MYYEDLEFLTKGLVELQAEAAVKAILLFCADKNRPDVFEIEEVLKFNTKPLIGGIFPEILADGQRKESGFLLVPLFQELEVLVVEAKDHETVSHQLSTQLNTISKDFQSVFCFLNSLWREKTIFIQELYNELGPFVTYLGGSAGSLNFESFPCVFANQHVYENAAVLGFFKNDISMGVAHGWKKISDPIKVTASSGNTIVSLDWKPAFDVYKSHVEKHSNKLFTKNNFFEISKSYPLGLVKLEGEMIVRDPFAAKNNSLQILDEVPEGEYVSIMHGDISSLLYSAKNAVEISSQSGFSEFTQFCVDCISRVLFMETEFDKELAHLNAYQPINGVLAIGEIANLGNSVLEVFNKTIVVAQWKENC is encoded by the coding sequence ATGTATTACGAAGATTTAGAATTTTTAACAAAAGGACTCGTTGAGTTGCAAGCAGAAGCTGCTGTAAAAGCAATACTTTTATTTTGTGCTGATAAAAACAGACCTGATGTTTTTGAGATAGAAGAAGTTTTAAAATTCAATACAAAGCCCTTGATTGGGGGTATTTTTCCAGAAATTCTTGCAGATGGTCAGCGAAAAGAAAGTGGATTTTTACTCGTGCCTTTGTTTCAAGAATTGGAGGTGTTGGTTGTTGAAGCTAAAGATCATGAAACAGTTAGCCATCAACTTTCAACACAATTAAATACTATTTCTAAAGACTTTCAGAGTGTTTTTTGTTTTTTAAATTCTTTATGGAGAGAAAAGACTATTTTCATTCAAGAATTGTATAATGAGTTGGGACCGTTTGTTACCTATCTTGGTGGTAGTGCAGGCTCTTTGAATTTTGAATCATTTCCCTGTGTATTTGCCAATCAGCATGTTTATGAAAATGCGGCTGTGCTTGGTTTTTTTAAAAACGATATTTCTATGGGGGTTGCTCATGGTTGGAAAAAAATCTCAGATCCAATTAAAGTTACGGCATCAAGCGGAAATACCATTGTTTCTTTAGATTGGAAGCCCGCTTTTGATGTTTATAAATCACATGTAGAAAAACATTCGAACAAACTTTTTACTAAAAATAATTTTTTTGAAATATCAAAATCATACCCGCTAGGATTGGTGAAATTAGAGGGTGAAATGATTGTTAGAGATCCTTTTGCTGCAAAAAATAATTCATTACAAATTTTGGATGAAGTGCCAGAGGGAGAATATGTTAGTATTATGCATGGAGATATCTCATCTCTTTTATATAGTGCAAAAAATGCTGTTGAAATTTCTTCACAATCAGGTTTTTCAGAATTTACTCAGTTTTGTGTAGATTGTATTTCAAGGGTTTTGTTTATGGAAACTGAATTTGACAAAGAACTAGCTCATTTAAATGCATATCAACCAATAAATGGTGTTTTAGCTATTGGTGAGATTGCTAACTTAGGAAATTCAGTATTGGAGGTGTTTAATAAAACAATTGTTGTAGCTCAATGGAAAGAGAACTGTTAG